A genomic stretch from Oryzias latipes chromosome 24, ASM223467v1 includes:
- the LOC111947120 gene encoding transcription factor 7-like 1-A, translating to MSDGPSSELFTDIRRIIEGMEWEEVVSMLMEVIEAELSQAPPAEPPAPQLSLGGSQNLPNASWFHPLPPGSMQGQEANAPHLIIYPMYVVHPPSTVQQVHQPPAPLSCCSSPSNQEYIKKPPNAFMLYLKEQRAKVKAELNITNSSALNKVLGDRWTSLSPDNKEKYFQEAHQERKLFQQRHPGWSSAQNYGKRKRKRTGYTAATAAA from the exons ATGAGTGATGGACCGAGCTCTGAACTGTTCACTGATATTAGAAGGATTATTGAGGGGATGGAGTGGGAGGAGGTGGTCTCCATGCTGATGGAGGTCATCGAGGCTGAGCTGAGTCAAGCACCACCTGCTGAACCTCCAGCTCCTCAGctcagccttggtgggtctcaGAACCTCCCCAATGCATCGTGGTTCCATCCTCTGCCTCCTGGCAGCATGCAGGGACAG gaggCCAACGCTCCACACTTGATCATCTACCCGATGTATGTGGTCCATCCTCCTTCCACAGTCCAGCAGGTCCACCAgcctcctgctcctctgagctgctgcagctcgCC aagCAACCAGGAATACATTAAGAAGCCTCCCAATGCCTTCATGCTCTATTTAAAGGAGCAGAGGGCAAAGGTCAAAGCAGAGCTGAACATCACCAACAGCTCAGCTCTGAACAAAGTCCTGGGTGACAGG TGGACGTCTCTGTCTCCTGACAACAAGGAGAAGTACTTCCAGGAGGCCCACCAGGAGAGAAAGCTGTTCCAACAGAGGCATCCTGGGTGGAGCAGCGCTCAAAACTAT ggaaagagaaagaggaaaaggaCTGGCTatactgctgctactgctgctgct